A portion of the Paenibacillus hamazuiensis genome contains these proteins:
- a CDS encoding TRAP transporter substrate-binding protein gives MKTWWKTAVSGLAVSCLLVSVIGCGGQPSNQPSAQSGTAGNKDIQERKIKLSIGLVEEHPEGIAGKKFKEIVEKNSGGKFQVSVYFNNQLGDDKKVADSLASGTLEFGVISTSPLTASVKEFGVFDLPFVFNTEKEADAVLDGPVGKSLLDKLPAHRIVGLGYWENGFRNLTNSKRPVATLEDFKGLKIRTIPNEVHLDVFKAIGANPTPMPFTELFTAMESKTIDGQENPLTVIESNKFYEVQSYLSISKHLYTPFIFLGSKKFWDQLSDQERKIIQDAVIESGKFERELIRGENKKSLDNLKAKGMKVSEISEAETKKIQDVVKPVIDKYSKSLGEDLVKQMMDEIQKARGQK, from the coding sequence ATGAAAACATGGTGGAAAACGGCAGTATCGGGTTTAGCAGTTTCTTGTCTTCTCGTTTCAGTGATCGGATGTGGGGGCCAACCGAGCAATCAACCGTCCGCTCAATCCGGAACTGCGGGAAACAAGGATATACAGGAACGTAAAATTAAACTGTCCATCGGCTTGGTTGAAGAGCATCCGGAAGGAATAGCGGGAAAGAAGTTCAAAGAAATCGTGGAGAAAAACAGTGGAGGGAAATTTCAGGTCAGCGTCTACTTCAACAATCAGCTTGGTGATGACAAAAAAGTGGCTGACTCTCTTGCTTCAGGCACTTTGGAATTCGGAGTCATCTCTACTTCTCCATTGACTGCAAGCGTGAAAGAATTCGGTGTTTTCGATTTGCCGTTTGTGTTTAATACAGAGAAAGAAGCCGATGCCGTCTTGGACGGTCCGGTAGGTAAATCTTTGCTTGACAAACTGCCCGCTCACCGCATAGTCGGCCTTGGCTACTGGGAAAACGGTTTCCGTAACCTTACCAACAGCAAGAGACCTGTGGCCACTCTGGAGGACTTTAAAGGATTAAAAATAAGAACGATTCCGAACGAAGTTCATCTTGACGTATTTAAGGCTATAGGAGCAAATCCTACACCGATGCCATTTACGGAATTATTCACGGCAATGGAGTCGAAAACCATCGATGGACAGGAAAATCCGTTAACCGTCATTGAATCGAACAAGTTTTATGAGGTTCAGTCCTATTTAAGTATTTCCAAGCATTTATATACTCCCTTTATCTTCCTGGGCAGCAAAAAATTTTGGGATCAGCTCTCCGATCAAGAAAGGAAAATCATTCAAGATGCAGTCATCGAATCCGGCAAGTTTGAACGTGAACTGATCCGGGGAGAAAACAAAAAATCGCTCGATAATTTGAAAGCAAAAGGGATGAAAGTATCCGAAATTTCCGAGGCGGAAACGAAGAAGATCCAGGATGTTGTGAAACCTGTGATCGATAAGTACTCGAAAAGCCTTGGCGAGGACCTGGTAAAGCAAATGATGGATGAAATTCAAAAAGCAAGAGGACAAAAGTAA
- a CDS encoding MFS transporter, translating to MSMESQVLSQADPKRWKALALLCLANFMVIMDTSIIGVALPAIKDALGYTQESLQWVFNAYVIFFGGLLLLGGRLSDLFGQRSIFMWGFTILTLASLLAGLAWSDGALNVGRALQGFGSALIAPSALTIVMMLFSGNPKELGKALGFWGASAAAGGSAGVFLGGVITEWLSWKWTFLINVPVGILALLLAPGLLSKGIRRKGSIDVAGAIFVTAALVLIVYGIVTAEHNGWGSPSTLWTIISGAVLFILFLIIQAVKKEPLVPLRIFKAPNLAAGNIALIMLSGGWIPLWYFLNLYMQQVLKFSAFAGGVALLPMTILIAIFMMFITGKLIGKFGMKANLVIGLIALGVSMLLFSGNTPVDGTFVANVLPASLLGALGMSLAYIPATMASMSGAKPEEAGLASGLANTSYQIGSAISLAIMVAISAGTTASQAGTDTLTALNAGFHQAFFWSSMVAFAGAILAILFIRSPKQGESSSSVAI from the coding sequence ATGTCTATGGAATCACAGGTTTTATCACAAGCCGATCCCAAACGTTGGAAAGCATTGGCTTTACTATGCCTGGCCAATTTTATGGTAATTATGGATACCTCGATTATCGGGGTTGCCTTGCCGGCCATTAAAGATGCGCTCGGCTATACTCAGGAAAGTTTGCAGTGGGTATTTAACGCTTATGTGATTTTCTTTGGCGGTTTGCTGCTGCTCGGAGGCAGGTTATCGGATCTATTCGGACAACGAAGCATCTTCATGTGGGGATTCACGATTTTGACTTTAGCCTCCTTGCTTGCGGGGTTGGCTTGGAGCGACGGAGCGCTTAACGTCGGCCGTGCATTGCAGGGGTTCGGTTCCGCTCTGATTGCCCCATCGGCTCTGACGATCGTCATGATGTTGTTTAGCGGCAACCCCAAGGAACTGGGCAAAGCCCTTGGTTTCTGGGGAGCTTCGGCAGCGGCCGGAGGATCGGCAGGTGTTTTTCTTGGAGGAGTGATTACCGAGTGGCTGAGCTGGAAATGGACATTTCTGATCAACGTCCCGGTCGGTATTCTTGCTTTGCTCCTAGCACCGGGATTATTGTCGAAAGGGATTCGGAGAAAAGGGAGCATTGACGTCGCAGGCGCCATCTTCGTTACGGCGGCATTGGTATTGATTGTATACGGCATTGTTACCGCAGAACACAATGGATGGGGATCGCCGTCCACCTTATGGACGATCATTTCGGGAGCAGTTCTTTTCATTCTGTTTCTCATCATTCAAGCAGTGAAGAAAGAACCGCTTGTTCCGCTGCGAATATTTAAAGCACCTAACCTGGCTGCCGGCAATATCGCCCTTATCATGCTGTCCGGGGGATGGATACCGCTTTGGTATTTCCTCAACCTCTACATGCAGCAGGTTCTGAAATTTTCCGCTTTTGCCGGCGGGGTTGCATTGCTTCCGATGACGATTCTGATTGCGATTTTCATGATGTTCATTACCGGCAAATTGATCGGGAAGTTCGGTATGAAAGCCAATCTGGTGATCGGACTCATTGCTCTTGGGGTGTCGATGTTGCTGTTCTCCGGAAATACGCCAGTGGACGGTACCTTCGTTGCAAATGTCCTTCCGGCATCCTTATTAGGAGCGTTGGGAATGTCGCTCGCCTATATACCGGCAACGATGGCGTCCATGTCGGGAGCCAAGCCGGAAGAGGCGGGGTTGGCATCCGGCCTTGCCAATACGAGCTATCAGATCGGCTCGGCCATCAGCCTCGCTATCATGGTTGCGATTTCCGCAGGGACGACAGCATCCCAGGCCGGAACCGATACATTAACCGCTTTGAATGCAGGATTTCATCAAGCCTTTTTCTGGTCGAGTATGGTTGCTTTTGCGGGTGCAATTTTAGCAATACTCTTTATCCGTTCGCCAAAACAAGGAGAATCCAGCAGTTCGGTGGCTATATAG
- a CDS encoding glutaredoxin family protein, which produces MNESVKIYTIPTCSDCNYAKRYFKEREIPYTDYNCEDDVKYAEEVWNLTGKQIVPTIVIGDKVFVGFAENLHEISELLK; this is translated from the coding sequence ATGAATGAATCCGTAAAAATATATACGATACCGACTTGCAGCGATTGTAATTATGCAAAACGGTACTTCAAAGAACGCGAGATACCCTATACGGATTATAACTGCGAAGATGACGTCAAGTATGCAGAGGAAGTATGGAATTTGACGGGAAAGCAGATTGTTCCGACAATTGTCATCGGCGACAAGGTGTTTGTCGGTTTTGCGGAAAATCTGCATGAGATTAGTGAACTGTTAAAATAA
- a CDS encoding carbohydrate ABC transporter permease, whose product MTFTFQFKGRNFWFAVLLASMMIPYEVTLIPLYVEFNILGWIDTLRCLIIPSFFGSAFNIFLLRQYFLTIPYDLDEAAIIDGCGTFQVYSRILLPIVFPSLVTVAIFQAMNAWTDFMGPVIFLNDQRKYTLTLGLNLFRNSYLTEWNNLMAITLQAW is encoded by the coding sequence TTGACATTTACATTCCAGTTTAAAGGGAGAAACTTCTGGTTCGCCGTCCTGCTTGCTTCCATGATGATCCCCTACGAGGTCACACTTATTCCGCTTTATGTGGAATTTAACATCCTGGGCTGGATTGATACGCTACGCTGTCTCATCATTCCTTCTTTCTTCGGTTCGGCGTTCAATATTTTCCTGCTTCGGCAGTATTTTTTGACAATTCCCTACGATCTCGACGAGGCGGCCATAATCGATGGATGCGGCACGTTTCAGGTCTACTCGCGGATCCTGCTGCCGATTGTTTTTCCCTCCCTGGTAACGGTGGCCATTTTTCAAGCGATGAATGCGTGGACCGATTTTATGGGGCCGGTGATTTTCTTGAACGACCAGCGGAAATACACGCTGACGCTTGGACTTAATCTGTTCCGGAACAGTTATTTGACCGAATGGAACAACTTGATGGCCATTACATTGCAAGCCTGGTGA
- a CDS encoding TRAP transporter large permease codes for MTLAVFTVSLLGVMALGVPIAFALLISGLALMLVMSNFDTQILASNLFDGADNFALMAIPFFILAGELMNAGGISKRIINFAMAFVGHFRGGLGYVAIIGSVIFAGLSGSAAADTAALGAILIPMMVKAGYNRSRSAGLIAAGGIIAPVIPPSIPMIIFGVTSGVSISKLFMAGIIPGLFLAVALIITWTWIVRKDKVEVQPRKSPKEMWQATRAAIWALLLPAIIIGGLRGGIFTPTEAAAVAAVYALVIGLVVYRELKLQQLYKVLIAAGKTTSVVMLLAASAMVSAWLITVANIPDQVSVLLTPFIANKVLLLLVINALVFIVGTAMDLTPTILILTPVLMPIIQHAGIDPVFFGMLFVLNNCIGLLTPPVGTVLNVAAGVGKVGMDDVMKGVMPFLIAEVLVLLLLTMFPQIVMVPLGWLH; via the coding sequence ATGACTTTAGCGGTATTTACCGTTTCGTTGTTGGGAGTAATGGCTTTAGGGGTTCCGATCGCCTTCGCGCTTTTAATAAGCGGATTGGCTTTGATGCTGGTCATGAGTAATTTCGACACGCAAATTCTGGCTTCCAACTTGTTCGATGGTGCCGATAATTTTGCGCTTATGGCGATTCCTTTTTTTATCCTTGCAGGCGAATTAATGAACGCAGGAGGAATCTCCAAACGAATTATTAATTTTGCCATGGCTTTCGTCGGCCATTTTCGCGGGGGACTTGGATACGTAGCTATCATTGGAAGCGTTATATTTGCGGGATTATCCGGTTCTGCAGCTGCCGATACGGCCGCGTTGGGAGCCATTTTAATTCCAATGATGGTGAAGGCGGGTTATAATCGCAGCCGCTCGGCAGGTCTGATTGCAGCAGGAGGAATAATTGCGCCTGTCATCCCTCCGAGCATCCCAATGATCATATTCGGGGTGACAAGCGGCGTATCGATTTCCAAACTATTTATGGCGGGAATCATACCGGGGCTTTTTTTGGCCGTCGCACTTATCATTACCTGGACATGGATCGTGCGTAAAGATAAAGTGGAGGTTCAGCCGCGGAAATCACCAAAAGAAATGTGGCAGGCAACACGAGCAGCCATATGGGCACTGCTGCTTCCGGCGATTATCATTGGCGGCTTGCGTGGCGGGATTTTTACACCTACGGAAGCGGCAGCCGTGGCGGCGGTCTATGCCTTGGTCATTGGATTGGTAGTGTACCGGGAGTTAAAGCTGCAGCAGTTGTACAAAGTATTGATCGCAGCCGGGAAAACAACGAGTGTGGTCATGCTTCTGGCTGCATCTGCGATGGTGTCGGCTTGGTTAATCACGGTAGCTAATATACCAGATCAAGTCAGCGTTCTTCTTACTCCTTTTATTGCAAATAAGGTTCTGCTGTTGCTTGTCATTAATGCACTTGTATTTATTGTAGGTACGGCAATGGATTTGACGCCTACAATTTTGATTCTGACTCCCGTGTTGATGCCGATTATACAACATGCAGGTATTGATCCCGTTTTTTTTGGTATGTTGTTTGTGCTCAACAATTGCATTGGTTTGCTGACACCACCTGTCGGAACAGTGCTTAATGTCGCCGCAGGAGTTGGAAAGGTCGGAATGGACGACGTCATGAAAGGAGTCATGCCATTTTTGATAGCGGAAGTGCTGGTTCTTCTTTTGCTCACGATGTTTCCTCAAATTGTTATGGTTCCCCTCGGGTGGCTGCATTAG
- a CDS encoding nitrite reductase, with amino-acid sequence MGEKTKIAISPAIQVGGSLFTPEQLAQIGAAAGKDARIEMTPFKQLYVEVPLERRDAVKEALERYGLEVYPAGAATKSLIACNFCKGAEEAGLETARTLNQAIAGIETPTPLKIGYAGCALGTSEPLLKDIGVVKMRDTFDIYVGGEPKGLKTSFAKLLVSGLTEDRLVPAITAIVDYYKAQAKGKEKFSKFVDRVTLEQLQQIAG; translated from the coding sequence ATGGGAGAAAAAACAAAAATCGCGATAAGCCCGGCGATTCAAGTCGGAGGCAGCTTGTTTACGCCGGAGCAGCTAGCACAAATCGGTGCCGCTGCAGGAAAGGATGCCCGAATTGAAATGACGCCGTTCAAACAGCTTTATGTTGAAGTGCCGCTCGAACGGCGCGATGCTGTCAAGGAAGCGCTTGAGCGTTATGGACTTGAAGTATATCCGGCGGGGGCCGCGACGAAAAGTCTTATCGCCTGCAATTTCTGTAAAGGGGCCGAAGAGGCCGGTTTGGAAACGGCACGAACCTTAAATCAAGCGATTGCCGGCATTGAAACGCCAACGCCGCTTAAGATCGGATATGCGGGATGTGCGCTTGGAACGAGCGAACCGCTACTAAAGGATATAGGGGTTGTGAAAATGCGCGATACGTTTGATATCTACGTTGGCGGTGAACCGAAGGGGCTTAAAACGTCCTTTGCCAAGCTGCTCGTGTCCGGATTAACGGAAGACCGGCTCGTTCCCGCCATTACCGCCATCGTCGATTACTATAAGGCCCAAGCTAAAGGCAAAGAAAAATTCAGCAAATTCGTGGATCGAGTAACGCTTGAACAGCTGCAGCAAATCGCCGGTTAA
- a CDS encoding heavy-metal-associated domain-containing protein, which produces MQEATVKVQGMSCRSCIRKIEGALDSIGAAGRVNFEQGTVHVQFDEANLQLADIKAAIRNKGYDVVA; this is translated from the coding sequence ATGCAAGAAGCTACGGTTAAAGTACAAGGTATGTCTTGCCGTTCCTGCATACGAAAAATTGAAGGAGCCCTTGATTCGATCGGCGCTGCCGGCCGCGTTAACTTTGAACAGGGCACCGTACATGTCCAATTTGACGAAGCAAACTTACAATTAGCCGATATCAAAGCAGCCATCCGAAACAAAGGATATGACGTTGTAGCATAA
- a CDS encoding C-terminal binding protein has protein sequence MKRWKVVVTDSEYEDLRYEKSLLNMDPIDLVSAQCRTEDEVIAVCHDADAIMNQYAPISRKVILALNNCKVITRYGVGVNTIDLDAATEKGICVANVPDYCADEVSDHALALMLSWLRKVTAANRAVKSGEWDYKMTQPIYRLRGRTLGLVGFGKIPRALAEKVKPLGLNVIAYDPYCPCEIAENGGVALLSLDELCREADIISVHAPLMASTEGMIGKRQFDLMKSEAIIINTSRGHVIDEAALIEALRNKRISGAALDVVEYEPIHWNNTLLTMDNVILTPHMAWYSEEAISELRLKAAMGVLDVLIDGAYPKYLVNKDVKKKSLLSECHSDKRYSSIVK, from the coding sequence ATGAAAAGATGGAAAGTGGTTGTTACGGATTCGGAGTATGAGGATTTGCGGTATGAAAAATCTTTACTGAATATGGATCCTATCGATCTCGTTTCGGCTCAATGCCGTACCGAAGATGAAGTCATCGCTGTATGTCACGATGCAGATGCAATTATGAATCAGTACGCTCCGATCAGCCGAAAGGTTATTCTGGCGCTGAACAACTGCAAGGTGATAACCCGGTACGGCGTCGGAGTGAATACGATCGATCTGGATGCAGCGACAGAGAAGGGGATATGTGTAGCCAATGTCCCGGACTATTGCGCGGACGAAGTATCCGATCATGCATTAGCTCTGATGCTCAGTTGGTTGAGGAAGGTTACCGCTGCCAATCGTGCAGTCAAGAGCGGCGAATGGGATTATAAAATGACGCAGCCTATTTACCGTCTGAGAGGGCGTACGTTGGGGCTTGTCGGATTCGGGAAAATACCTCGAGCCCTTGCCGAAAAAGTGAAGCCGCTCGGCCTGAACGTGATTGCATACGATCCCTATTGTCCTTGCGAAATAGCGGAGAATGGGGGAGTCGCTCTGTTATCATTGGATGAATTGTGCCGGGAGGCGGACATTATTTCCGTTCATGCTCCCTTAATGGCATCTACCGAAGGGATGATCGGAAAACGGCAGTTTGACCTGATGAAGTCGGAAGCCATTATAATCAACACATCACGCGGTCATGTGATTGATGAAGCGGCCTTAATTGAAGCCTTGCGAAATAAACGGATTTCAGGAGCGGCTCTTGATGTGGTGGAGTACGAGCCGATTCATTGGAACAACACGCTACTAACCATGGACAATGTTATACTTACTCCACATATGGCTTGGTATTCCGAGGAAGCGATTTCCGAATTGCGCCTCAAGGCTGCAATGGGAGTGCTGGATGTGTTGATAGACGGCGCATATCCCAAGTATTTGGTTAACAAAGATGTGAAAAAGAAATCCTTGTTATCGGAATGCCATTCGGATAAGCGTTATAGCTCCATTGTAAAATGA
- a CDS encoding metal-sensitive transcriptional regulator encodes MNAKESTKSFPEHPELSSFNPKAKLAVEQRLNRIEGQVRGVQRQIERDEYCDKILNQIEAIHSALNAVGILLLANHLKSYVSYVASADPKSNESMTKEMLKTINILINRRDDEK; translated from the coding sequence ATGAATGCTAAGGAATCGACGAAGTCATTTCCTGAACATCCGGAATTAAGCAGCTTCAATCCAAAGGCAAAGCTCGCTGTCGAACAGAGATTGAACCGGATTGAAGGGCAGGTTCGCGGCGTACAAAGGCAAATCGAGCGGGATGAATATTGCGACAAGATTTTGAATCAGATTGAGGCCATTCATTCCGCTTTAAATGCAGTGGGCATTCTGCTTCTGGCGAACCACTTGAAATCATATGTCTCATACGTCGCAAGCGCGGACCCCAAGAGTAACGAATCCATGACTAAGGAAATGCTAAAAACAATTAACATTTTAATTAATCGAAGGGATGATGAAAAATGA
- a CDS encoding metal-sensitive transcriptional regulator, translated as MVDSTISEHDSNCCSSDGSGRKSHHSDKVKNSLISRLNRIEGQVRGIKGLIEKDTYCDDVLNQIASVQSALNGVGKLLLEHHLKSCVIERIQEGDTEVLAELMITMNKLMK; from the coding sequence ATGGTGGATTCAACTATAAGTGAACATGATTCGAATTGCTGTTCTTCCGACGGCTCCGGACGTAAAAGCCATCATTCGGATAAAGTAAAAAACAGTTTGATCAGCCGATTGAATCGGATCGAAGGACAGGTTCGCGGCATTAAAGGGTTAATTGAGAAAGACACGTATTGTGATGATGTGTTGAACCAAATCGCCTCGGTCCAATCTGCTTTGAACGGAGTCGGAAAGCTTTTGCTGGAGCATCATCTCAAAAGCTGCGTTATCGAGCGGATCCAAGAAGGGGACACTGAGGTTTTGGCGGAACTTATGATCACCATGAACAAACTGATGAAGTAA
- a CDS encoding TRAP transporter small permease — protein sequence MIVAKIIKGISGMLNFFIAAAISLMTIFVFGNVVLRYVFNSGITWSEELSRFLFIWMIFLGSILGLKDNEHLGVDMLVKKLSAKGRKLLYVISNLLIMVTLVLLFDGSWKLTMINLDQTAPATGMPYFFIYGIGLVTSVGMMIIVLANLYRVLSASHDDNDFVMTTDSEELTLQEELEHAEGEAESEMPHKVNRLANGGTFR from the coding sequence ATGATTGTGGCGAAAATAATCAAAGGGATAAGCGGCATGCTGAATTTTTTCATAGCTGCTGCCATCTCCTTGATGACCATATTCGTGTTTGGAAACGTTGTATTGAGATATGTTTTTAATTCCGGGATTACTTGGTCGGAGGAACTGTCGAGGTTTTTATTTATATGGATGATTTTTTTGGGATCCATTCTCGGGCTAAAAGACAATGAACATCTGGGTGTGGATATGCTTGTAAAGAAGCTCTCCGCGAAGGGCAGGAAGTTATTATATGTCATCAGCAATCTTCTCATAATGGTTACGCTTGTGCTCTTGTTTGACGGCAGTTGGAAGTTAACGATGATTAATTTGGATCAAACCGCTCCGGCAACGGGAATGCCTTATTTCTTTATTTATGGAATCGGTCTTGTCACAAGTGTCGGCATGATGATTATCGTGCTGGCCAATCTGTATCGGGTTCTGTCTGCTTCGCATGATGATAATGATTTCGTTATGACTACGGATTCCGAAGAGCTTACCCTGCAGGAGGAGCTTGAACATGCGGAAGGGGAAGCAGAAAGCGAGATGCCGCATAAGGTCAATCGGCTGGCAAATGGAGGGACTTTCAGATGA
- a CDS encoding heavy metal translocating P-type ATPase, whose translation METTATQGTKQTILQITGMTCAACANRIEKGLNKLDGVSSANVNFALEKASVTYDPAKIGVENLEATIKKLGYDTAKEVAQFKLEGMTCAACANRIEKGLSKLPGVTSASVNFAMETARVEYSPGEVSIEDMQNKVKQLGYKAISKEENATAEDHRGHEVKNQKRKLLISAILSFPLLWSMVAHFSFTSWIYMPEMLMNPWFQLILATPVQFYVGRQFYVGAYKALRNGSANMDVLVSLGTSAAYFYSLYLTVDWAARGGSVHHGPSLYYETSAILITLVILGKLFESLAKGRTSEAIKSLMGLQAKTALVVRDGRELTVPVDEVIVGDIVLVRPGDKVPVDGVVLEGVSSVDESMLTGESLPVEKKAGDAVIGATFNKNGMLRIQATKVGKETALAQIIKVVEEAQGSKAPIQRVADIISGIFVPIVVGIAVVAFLVWYFFVTPGNFSEALEKAIAILVIACPCALGLATPTSIMAGSGRAAELGILFKGGEHLEQTHKIDAIILDKTGTVTKGKPELTDVLTEGNETEFLKLVGAAEKNSEHPLAEAIVAGIRERNIELPGTESFEAIPGFGIKAAVEGKQLLVGTRRLMEKYEVDAKHAYETMARLEEAGKTAMLVAIDGRYAGMVAVADTIKETSQAAVSRLKEMGIQVIMITGDNERTAKAIAAQVGIDHVRAEVLPEGKAEEVKKLQAQGKKVAMVGDGINDAPALATADIGMAIGTGTDVAMEAADVTLMRGDLASIPDAIYMSRKTMSNIKQNLFWALGYNTLGIPIAAIGLLAPWVAGAAMALSSVSVVLNALRLQRVKVRH comes from the coding sequence GTGGAAACAACCGCTACGCAGGGAACCAAGCAAACGATTTTGCAAATCACGGGGATGACTTGCGCCGCATGCGCGAACCGGATCGAGAAAGGCTTAAATAAATTGGATGGAGTCTCTTCTGCGAATGTCAACTTTGCCCTGGAAAAAGCAAGCGTCACTTACGATCCGGCGAAAATTGGCGTAGAAAATTTGGAAGCGACGATTAAAAAGCTTGGCTACGATACGGCGAAAGAGGTTGCCCAGTTTAAGCTGGAAGGGATGACTTGCGCCGCGTGCGCAAACCGGATCGAAAAAGGGCTCAGCAAGCTGCCGGGCGTGACGAGCGCTTCCGTCAACTTTGCGATGGAAACCGCCCGCGTCGAATATTCGCCCGGTGAAGTCTCGATCGAAGATATGCAAAACAAGGTTAAACAGCTTGGCTACAAAGCGATTTCAAAAGAAGAAAATGCGACCGCAGAAGATCACCGCGGCCATGAGGTCAAGAATCAGAAACGGAAACTGCTCATTTCGGCCATTCTTTCCTTCCCTCTGCTCTGGAGCATGGTTGCCCACTTCTCGTTTACCTCATGGATCTACATGCCGGAAATGCTGATGAATCCATGGTTCCAGCTTATTTTGGCCACACCGGTGCAATTTTATGTCGGAAGGCAGTTTTATGTGGGTGCTTATAAGGCGCTGCGCAATGGCAGTGCGAATATGGACGTTCTGGTCTCTCTGGGCACCTCGGCCGCTTACTTCTACAGTTTGTACCTGACCGTCGATTGGGCCGCTCGCGGAGGCAGCGTACATCACGGACCTTCTTTGTACTATGAAACGAGTGCAATCCTGATTACGCTGGTGATCCTGGGAAAACTGTTCGAATCGCTGGCCAAAGGCCGCACATCGGAAGCGATCAAATCGCTCATGGGACTGCAGGCGAAAACGGCTTTGGTTGTACGCGACGGCCGGGAGCTGACCGTTCCGGTAGATGAAGTCATCGTGGGAGATATCGTGCTTGTCCGTCCCGGAGACAAAGTACCGGTGGACGGCGTAGTGCTCGAAGGCGTATCGTCGGTCGACGAATCGATGCTGACAGGCGAAAGTCTTCCGGTAGAGAAAAAAGCCGGCGATGCGGTGATCGGAGCGACGTTCAACAAAAACGGCATGCTGCGGATTCAAGCAACGAAAGTCGGCAAAGAAACGGCGCTGGCGCAAATCATTAAAGTCGTGGAAGAAGCGCAGGGCTCTAAAGCGCCGATTCAGCGGGTAGCGGACATCATCTCCGGCATTTTTGTTCCGATTGTTGTCGGAATCGCAGTCGTCGCTTTCCTGGTATGGTATTTCTTCGTGACGCCGGGTAATTTTTCAGAGGCTTTGGAAAAAGCGATCGCCATCCTTGTCATCGCTTGCCCTTGCGCACTCGGTCTGGCCACTCCGACATCGATCATGGCGGGATCCGGACGCGCCGCGGAGCTCGGCATTTTGTTCAAAGGCGGCGAGCATCTGGAGCAAACGCATAAGATCGACGCGATCATTTTGGATAAAACCGGTACCGTCACGAAAGGTAAACCGGAACTGACCGATGTGTTAACCGAAGGGAACGAAACGGAATTTCTTAAACTCGTCGGCGCGGCGGAAAAAAATTCCGAGCATCCGCTGGCGGAAGCGATCGTTGCCGGCATCCGCGAACGGAATATCGAGCTGCCGGGAACGGAATCCTTCGAAGCGATTCCGGGATTCGGAATCAAAGCGGCGGTGGAAGGCAAGCAGCTGCTCGTCGGCACACGCAGACTGATGGAGAAATACGAAGTGGATGCAAAGCATGCTTACGAGACGATGGCCCGTTTGGAAGAAGCCGGCAAGACGGCGATGCTTGTCGCGATCGATGGCCGCTATGCAGGAATGGTCGCTGTGGCGGATACGATCAAGGAAACCTCGCAGGCCGCAGTTAGCCGGCTGAAAGAGATGGGCATCCAGGTGATCATGATCACCGGCGATAACGAAAGAACAGCCAAGGCGATCGCAGCCCAAGTCGGGATCGATCATGTACGCGCGGAAGTTCTTCCGGAAGGAAAGGCAGAGGAAGTGAAGAAACTGCAGGCGCAAGGCAAAAAAGTAGCCATGGTCGGGGACGGCATCAACGATGCGCCGGCACTGGCGACGGCGGACATCGGTATGGCCATCGGCACCGGAACCGATGTGGCGATGGAAGCGGCGGATGTCACCCTCATGCGCGGCGACCTGGCGAGCATCCCGGATGCGATTTATATGAGCCGCAAGACGATGAGCAACATCAAGCAAAACCTGTTCTGGGCGCTCGGTTATAACACCCTTGGCATTCCGATTGCAGCGATTGGTTTGCTCGCACCGTGGGTAGCGGGCGCGGCCATGGCGCTCAGCTCCGTTTCCGTTGTTCTCAATGCGCTTCGCCTGCAGCGTGTCAAAGTGCGTCACTAA
- a CDS encoding copper ion binding protein produces the protein MKNITLQVEGMSCQHCVISIEGALKEVGATGKVDLKNNSVDVAFDENQLTIDRIKETIEEQGYDVL, from the coding sequence ATGAAAAACATCACATTGCAAGTAGAAGGTATGAGCTGCCAACATTGTGTCATTTCCATCGAAGGAGCACTCAAAGAAGTCGGTGCAACCGGGAAGGTCGATCTTAAGAACAATTCGGTGGATGTAGCGTTTGACGAAAATCAGCTTACTATCGACCGCATCAAAGAAACCATCGAAGAACAAGGCTACGACGTCTTGTAA